Proteins co-encoded in one Eschrichtius robustus isolate mEscRob2 chromosome 8, mEscRob2.pri, whole genome shotgun sequence genomic window:
- the LOC137768319 gene encoding uncharacterized protein, with amino-acid sequence MRNTSQVFRVWSKQNVLTPAKLVEARVPLGRQGGANDLAGRARHARVASRRHTTRHGPPWAARGGRRRDLESSARGRVAPDALPPCVFRLKGDPDLIHNNNKTGALAAGAPILVPALLPPVAASAAPGLAPQLPCRRRQAESPSANFSRCRRAASRDPGPDRGRRRAVGRERPPRRTLGRTVRSVAVPGGGGRRWRAPQPSLRPEPGGARTWRGKLHPRPGPQTPPPPPPLSIILGTGNGLCIARCTCD; translated from the exons ATGAGGAACACTTCCCAAGTCTTCCGGGTGTGGTCAAAACAGAATGTGCTAACGCCAGCGAAGCTAGTGGAGGCCCGAGTTCCGCTGGGGAGGCAAGGCGGAGCGAATGACCTGGCAGGGCGGGCTCGACACGCCCGAGTGGCTTCGAGACGACACACAACTCGGCACGGGCCGCCCTGGGCCGCCCGGGGCGGTCGGCGACGGGACCTGGAGAGCAGCGCGCGTGGGCGAGTCGCCCCTGACGCACTTCCGCCCTGCGTTTTCCGGCTTAAAGGGGACCCGGACCTTattcacaacaacaacaaaacaggcgCACTCGCGGCCGGCGCCCCTATTCTAGTCCCCGCCCTCCTGCCACCTGTCGCCGCCTCGGCTGCGCCCGGCCTTGCGCCCCAGCTGCCCTGCCGGAGGCGTCAGGCGGAGAGCCCTTCGGCCAACTTCTCCCGCTGCCGCCGCGCCGCCTCGCGAGATCCAGGGCCGGACCGTGGGCGCCGCCGAGCAGTAGGAAGGGAGCGGCCGCCGCGGAGGACGCTCGGCCGGACTGTGCGATCGGTGGCCGTGCCCGGGGGCGGAGGGCGGCGGTGGCGGGCCCCGCAGCCATCTCTCAG ACCGGAGCCCGGCGGAGCCCGAACCTGGCGGGGAAAACTGCACCCCCGGCCGGGCCCCCAgaccccgccgccgccgccgcccctgtCCATCATCCTCGGTACCGGCAATGGCCTTTGTATCGCCCGATGCACTTGTGACTGA